A region of Necator americanus strain Aroian chromosome I, whole genome shotgun sequence DNA encodes the following proteins:
- a CDS encoding hypothetical protein (NECATOR_CHRI.G853.T1) — MSARKTKVTRSSVPIRSEVSFSGSFTGSAGEDSFQSILESSRSQEKEQLTGLNSRLATYIDKVRQLEAENNRLTVQIKDIEIVEKKERNNLAERFDAERARLRNALEDAREQAAKYAVERDSAMAEHERLATKVAKLERDLKKSEEDRLSALSLAESSTAKQKNMQNRLDKAEGDVADLEKELARLRMQLAALQKNLEDESVLRAAANAKIQALTEDLEFQKKQHKSALEEVRHKRQVDMTTYAKQINDEYQSKLQDQLAEMRARFQAQLSASKGAFEEAYKNKLNDARERAEAAHDEAARMRIRVHELEKSGSTHDSVIEGLRRELADVKDELDRARRSWQERLDGKELRIAELNREIQRMMDEFHDLLDVKIQLDTELNTYRMLLESEETRLNISGGGGQSRDNSMTSHHVSYSSGSGGGARGLKRARVEWNGDEELDFHRLRQKLQKHVDGPVGIDEIDPNGQWVRISNSTDEEVSIAHWKLLVRAGGKEVTYQFNTRMKLDPHGHATVYSADSGEKHRPPTDFVMKKQNWPIGDNPSVRLEDHEGDLRSSVTFESDESTDPSDPAERCSIM; from the exons ATGTCCGCTCGTAAGACGAAAGTGACACGTTCGTCGGTACCGATCCGCAGTGAGGTCAGCTTTAGCGGTAGTTTCACTGGGTCAGCTGGCGAAGATTCGTT CCAGTCGATCCTTGAAAGCAGTCGCTCACAGGAGAAAGAACAACTCACAGGCCTCAACAGCCGTCTCGCTACCTACATCGAT AAAGTGCGTCAGTTGGAGGCCGAGAACAACCGCCTCACCGTACAGATCAAGGATATCGAAATAgttgagaagaaggaaagaaataaccTTGCTGAGCGTTTCGATGCTGAACGG GCTCGCCTTCGCAATGCTCTTGAGGATGCTCGCGAACAAGCCGCAAAGTATGCTGTTGAGCGTGACTCGGCAATGGCTGAGCATGAGCGTCTCGCAACGAAGGTCGCCAAGCTAGAGAGGGATCTGAAGAAG TCAGAAGAGGATCGTCTGTCTGCGTTGTCCTTGGCTGAGTCGAGCACTGCTAAGCAGAAGAACATGCAAAACAGGCTTGATAAGGCAGAAGGCGATGTTGCTGATCTCGAAAAGGAGCTCGCTCGTCTGCGCATGCAGCTTGCAGCCTTGCAGAAGAACCTCGAAGACGAAAGCGTCCTTCGTGCAGCTGCTAACGCTAAGATCCAAGCGCTGACGGAGGATTTAGAATTCCAGAAGAAGCAGCACAAATCG GCTCTGGAAGAAGTGCGCCACAAACGACAAGTTGATATGACCACATACGCCAAGCAGATCAACGACGAGTACCAGTCGAAGCTTCAGGATCAGCTTGCAGAGATGCGTGCCCGTTTCCAAGCTCAACTTTCTGCTAGCAAGGGTGCTTTTGAGGAGGCTTACAAGAACAAG CTCAACGATGCTCGTGAACGTGCTGAAGCTGCTCACGATGAGGCGGCTCGCATGCGCATTCGTGTACACGAGCTGGAGAAGAGCGGCAGCACCCATGATTCTGTG ATCGAGGGGCTCCGTCGCGAGCTTGCTGACGTGAAAGATGAACTGGATCGCGCCAGAAGATCATGGCAGGAAAGACTCGATGGAAAG GAGCTGCGTATCGCTGAGCTGAACCGCGAGATCCAGCGTATGATGGATGAATTCCATGATCTGCTTGACGTGAAAATCCAACTTGACACTGAGTTGAACACTTACCGAATGCTGCTTGAA TCTGAAGAAACTCGCCTCAACATCTctggtggtggtggtcagTCGCGTGACAACAGCATGACATCTCATCATGTCTCCTACTCATCTGGAagtg GAGGTGGAGCACGTGGTCTGAAGAGAGCCAGAGTTGAATGGAACGGCGATGAGGAACTCGATTTCCATAGACTACGTCAGAAG CTCCAGAAGCACGTCGATGGTCCGGTTGGTATTGATGAGATTGACCCTAATGGACAATGGGTACGAATCTCAAACAGCACAGATGAGGAGGTCAGCATTGCACACTGGAAGCTACTTGTTCGCGCTGGCGGTAAAGAA GTAACTTATCAGTTCAACACCCGCATGAAACTCGATCCTCACGGTCACGCCACCGTTTACTCGGCTGATTCTGGTGAGAAACACCGCCCGCCCACTGATTTTGTTATGAAGAAACAGAAT TGGCCGATTGGTGACAATCCCTCTGTACGACTCGAGGATCATGAAGGAGATCTCCGATCATCGGTTACTTTTGAGTCGGATGAATCCACAGACCCATCCGATCCTGCAGAGCGATGCAGCATTATGTGA